From the Colletotrichum lupini chromosome 1, complete sequence genome, the window AAAAGCAAAGGTCGTGGAGCAAATAGTCGCTTTAGCAATAGATCATTGATCAGATTTCGTTAAGTTCAATGGATTACTAAGGTACCTCAACTAAGATCGTTCAGCACGTGTTCGCTACAGTGACGAGCATCGAGTAACACATGTTTAATCTCGTTTTGCAAGTCAAGAAGTATTACTCCATCATGTTTCCCAGGTCGTCCTCTTAGAGGTGAATAAAGTTGAGACGAATTCTCTACAAAGCATGAAGTGCAGCCATTAATCATGAAGCATAACGATCGTGATTTTCAAAGCCACCCTTAGGCCTCAGCCATGTGAAGCTATGCTTGATCTACCCAACCCTCTATATCGCCTATTCTAACATATTTGATATACTGGCGATGGAATGTAAAAGCAACATGCACACTTTCCTTCTCAACAAAGATGCTAGGATAGCTCAACTCCCGATTCGTCTTCTCGATGGAATTGTTCGTCATGCAAAACCCATCGCCTTCCTCAAGGACCTTCTCCTTCCATGTCAATCCATCGTCGCTGGACACAGCAACCGTAAGCGTTTTACGCGGGGTTCCCCAAATTGCATTTTTGCCATTCACCGAAGCTTGATTCGGTCTCTTGTCATCTTCGGGTGTGATGTCGTCATAAAGGCCCTCTCGCTTGGCCATGTCAGGCTCGGCGAAGGAGCGGTTGAATACGATGGCCAGTTTACCTGATGCTAGCCGTGCGGCGCAGATACCGCTGTTGGGATTCGGAAGAGATGTCGGCTTGAAGGAGCCCAGTTCAGGCCATCTGGCGATGTTGAACGGTAGACATTGTCTGCCCACCGACTGCGAAAGAATGCTACATATTCAGAACCTTCGCTCTTTGGTGCGATGATATTCATATGGACAGAGCCAATGCTATTGGGCACCACATTCTCTATCCATGTTTGACCCTCGTCTTTGGAGTAGAACACCGCAGAGATATCATTGTTCCCAATCCACCTCTGACCTGGTGTTGATCTGCAGTGGAAAACTGGAAGGACCCAAGTATCATCCCCG encodes:
- a CDS encoding glycosyl hydrolase, with the protein product MSPNLQTAAIPAATVQSHASNLLQLPDKTLLCVWFGGSQEGLPDISIWLSRQEPGTTSWSTPQKISSDTNRSCQNPVLFRAPKTGDIWLFHTSQDAGNQDGAIVMARTSSDNGKTWSSPHYSLKGVTGAFVRQPLVVLGDDTWVLPVFHCRSTPGQRWIGNNDISAVFYSKDEGQTWIENVVPNSIGSSVGRQCLPFNIARWPELGSFKPTSLPNPNSGICAARLASGKLAIVFNRSFAEPDMAKREGLYDDITPEDDKRPNQASVNGKNAIWGTPRKTLTVAVSSDDGLTWKEKVLEEGDGFCMTNNSIEKTNRELSYPSIFVEKESVHVAFTFHRQYIKYVRIGDIEGWVDQA